The Kineothrix sp. MB12-C1 genome includes a window with the following:
- a CDS encoding DUF2142 domain-containing protein, producing the protein MEEIKNTMERKRWEKTAEVVFYILVFAAISCFAMLQVYGDPPDEINRFKIVSYIWNYGYLPKGGDPEVILAGYGASYAFQPILTYIIQGYLLRFLGMFTKDGYVLLLAARMVNVCFGVLMAYYVRCIAKEAWKNPYVQWTFTLLVVFLPQNIFIHSYVNTDSMAMLSVAIIFYVLLRAMRTGYSRKDCVLLSIGIILCAMSYYNAYGIIVAAILVFIMNFVHRQEGKTKKVTIEWREMLRKGGLISAIVLLGIGWWFVRNAVLYDGDIIAMNARLQCAIETATPDYNPLTRFTYQKEGIPLREMLFDTGYVTLLRDSFIAMFGPMAIPTHGLIYIFYKYLWIITCAAAVLPMKTWIDKGCSQEASPWKSEDVGDWKKKAVFYGGMLLFCFITIGLSIYYSYTWEFQPQGRYILPVLVPFMYLVTLGIQKLCILAEHFRITRAVKCARLLCIGIMSYVMLAFAYSLFDRFIPYYLQGENMFSMYGKIFIP; encoded by the coding sequence ATGGAAGAAATAAAGAATACGATGGAGAGGAAGAGATGGGAGAAGACGGCGGAGGTTGTCTTTTATATCCTCGTGTTTGCTGCAATCAGTTGTTTTGCCATGCTTCAGGTATATGGAGATCCTCCCGATGAAATTAACCGATTTAAGATAGTCAGTTACATCTGGAATTATGGATATTTGCCAAAAGGAGGAGATCCGGAGGTGATTCTGGCAGGATATGGCGCCTCTTATGCGTTTCAGCCGATCCTGACCTATATCATACAGGGATACTTGCTTCGTTTTCTCGGAATGTTTACGAAAGATGGATATGTGCTGCTTCTGGCCGCACGCATGGTGAATGTTTGCTTCGGTGTTCTTATGGCATACTATGTACGGTGCATTGCAAAGGAAGCGTGGAAGAATCCCTATGTGCAATGGACATTTACGCTTTTGGTCGTATTCCTGCCTCAGAATATTTTCATTCATTCTTATGTGAATACGGATTCTATGGCGATGCTCTCTGTGGCGATTATTTTCTATGTGCTGCTTCGGGCAATGAGAACCGGCTATAGCAGAAAAGATTGCGTTTTGCTTTCGATAGGAATCATATTGTGTGCGATGTCTTATTATAATGCTTATGGCATTATAGTGGCAGCAATTCTTGTATTTATTATGAACTTCGTACATAGGCAGGAGGGGAAAACAAAGAAAGTAACGATAGAGTGGAGGGAAATGCTGAGAAAGGGCGGATTGATATCCGCAATTGTACTACTCGGCATCGGTTGGTGGTTTGTCCGCAATGCGGTGCTTTATGATGGTGATATCATAGCGATGAATGCCAGGCTGCAATGCGCCATAGAGACGGCTACACCGGACTATAATCCTTTGACGCGATTCACTTATCAGAAGGAAGGGATTCCTCTAAGGGAGATGTTATTTGATACGGGGTATGTGACCTTGCTTCGCGATAGCTTTATCGCAATGTTCGGACCGATGGCAATACCGACTCATGGGTTGATTTATATCTTTTATAAATACTTATGGATTATAACGTGTGCGGCGGCAGTTCTTCCGATGAAAACGTGGATAGATAAAGGTTGCTCTCAGGAAGCCTCTCCGTGGAAGTCAGAGGATGTGGGCGATTGGAAGAAAAAGGCGGTATTTTATGGCGGCATGTTATTGTTTTGCTTCATAACCATTGGGCTTAGTATTTATTATTCCTATACATGGGAATTCCAGCCTCAGGGAAGGTATATTCTACCGGTACTCGTCCCCTTTATGTATTTGGTAACGTTAGGAATTCAGAAGCTTTGCATTTTGGCAGAACATTTTCGTATAACAAGAGCTGTTAAATGTGCCAGGTTGCTTTGTATCGGTATTATGTCTTATGTTATGCTGGCATTTGCCTATAGTTTATTCGATCGCTTTATTCCGTATTATTTACAAGGAGAAAACATGTTCTCTATGTACGGGAAGATATTTATACCTTAG
- a CDS encoding DUF6044 family protein, which produces MAAIKKVFSYWYLILIAMFFLCTSALYLWVGEGSYIAVHDNLDLFVAQFQMMKNTGSFFAHGVDVPFLGGISRDTLPSEFSLYSVLYMVLPSFAAYIMGYFLKIVIAIASVWLLASDWYGAQMKKYRPLVMLLGFAYGILNVFPAFGIPFASIPLVVYLLRKIYKEASVRWYLALFCYPFLSYFSYFGFFILAYLVVGMIWLSIRDKKVSLSLLLGLIVLSAGYVVFEYRLFGMMLLGGEETIRSTIVEADLSAKEVAEQIVDVWKKGMFHAESMHTKLVLPICTLYFFYLNGRYIVKRNIKGVFHDIYNLVMLILLFNSIIYGIYNWGDFRRLVETLLPPLKGFQFNRTIFFSPFLWYAAFFLILQRVYDIPVSLTKKVGYQRALSWLANGLALAAVAVILFTPSKYNDWRATCKNTALELLKGKVSDSMSYGEFYSVELFEEIKKDINYQEEWSVAYGIHPAVLEYNGIATLDGYLGFYSSEYKADFRKMIAPALERVEASRIYYDDWGARAYLYPGTDLSVVSATWSMAVTDYDLYMDTEAFRALGGKYIFSRIELGNAQELGLTSVGSYARPGSPYVIYLYE; this is translated from the coding sequence ATGGCTGCGATAAAGAAAGTATTTAGCTATTGGTATCTTATACTTATTGCGATGTTTTTCTTATGTACATCGGCACTTTACCTATGGGTCGGCGAAGGAAGCTATATCGCGGTTCACGATAATCTGGATTTGTTCGTAGCTCAGTTCCAAATGATGAAAAATACAGGCAGTTTTTTCGCCCATGGGGTGGATGTGCCATTTCTTGGCGGAATCAGCAGAGATACCCTCCCTTCGGAATTCTCCCTTTATTCAGTACTGTATATGGTACTTCCTTCCTTCGCGGCATACATAATGGGGTATTTTTTGAAGATAGTAATTGCGATAGCATCCGTATGGCTGCTCGCAAGTGATTGGTACGGGGCGCAGATGAAGAAGTACCGGCCGCTGGTGATGTTGCTCGGATTCGCTTATGGAATCTTAAATGTTTTTCCAGCCTTTGGAATTCCTTTTGCATCCATTCCGCTGGTAGTTTATTTACTTCGCAAAATCTATAAAGAAGCATCTGTTCGCTGGTATCTTGCTCTTTTTTGTTATCCTTTTTTATCTTATTTTTCTTATTTCGGCTTCTTTATTCTGGCTTATCTTGTGGTGGGAATGATATGGCTGAGTATTCGGGATAAAAAAGTATCTCTTTCTTTACTGCTTGGTCTTATTGTGCTTTCTGCCGGTTACGTAGTATTTGAATATCGTTTATTTGGAATGATGTTGTTGGGCGGTGAGGAAACAATCCGATCAACAATAGTGGAGGCGGACTTGTCTGCGAAAGAAGTGGCGGAGCAGATTGTGGATGTGTGGAAAAAAGGTATGTTCCATGCGGAAAGTATGCATACAAAGCTGGTGCTGCCTATTTGTACCCTTTATTTCTTCTATTTGAACGGACGATATATAGTAAAAAGAAATATAAAAGGCGTCTTCCATGATATATATAATCTAGTGATGCTTATCCTTTTATTTAACAGCATTATATATGGGATTTATAATTGGGGTGATTTTCGGAGACTTGTGGAAACCCTTTTGCCGCCGCTTAAAGGATTTCAGTTTAACCGGACTATATTTTTCAGTCCGTTCTTGTGGTATGCCGCTTTCTTTCTTATTCTGCAAAGGGTCTATGATATCCCCGTTTCGCTTACAAAGAAAGTGGGATATCAAAGGGCTTTGTCCTGGTTAGCCAATGGGTTGGCTCTCGCGGCCGTTGCTGTGATTCTTTTCACCCCAAGTAAGTATAACGATTGGCGTGCTACGTGCAAAAATACGGCGCTGGAGCTTCTGAAAGGCAAAGTGAGCGATAGTATGTCCTATGGTGAATTCTACTCTGTGGAGTTATTTGAGGAAATAAAAAAAGACATTAACTATCAGGAGGAATGGTCGGTGGCATATGGTATTCATCCGGCTGTGCTTGAGTATAATGGCATTGCGACTTTGGATGGCTATCTTGGCTTTTATTCCAGTGAGTATAAGGCGGATTTCCGTAAGATGATTGCCCCCGCCTTGGAAAGGGTGGAGGCGAGTCGTATTTATTATGATGATTGGGGAGCCAGGGCATATCTGTATCCGGGAACAGATTTATCAGTGGTAAGCGCTACTTGGTCGATGGCGGTAACGGATTATGATTTGTATATGGATACGGAGGCTTTCCGGGCGTTGGGCGGCAAGTATATCTTTTCCCGTATTGAACTTGGAAATGCTCAGGAACTGGGGCTTACGTCAGTAGGAAGCTATGCGCGTCCCGGTTCACCCTATGTCATTTATTTATATGAATGA
- a CDS encoding MBOAT family O-acyltransferase has translation MGATFTSFYFLCFYTAILLIYYLIPKKTQWIFLLLSSILYYLLSGNGILILYPLLACLIAYGGIRLISGTESVGRKRIALFSVILFLVGALFILKYVNFGIHTVNGVAGLFGAGREVLTGFKFLVPLGISFYTFSILGYVIDVYNGIAMPQRNLLKLTLYGMYFPSILSGPILRYREDGEQFFAPHPFSYKEVTFGLQRMIWGFFKTIVISERMRLIVDTVYGNYTDYAGAYIWLATVCYAFQLYTNFSGCMDIVLGMSQTFGLKLPENFDTPFLSQNISEYWRRWHITLGVWMKEYVFYPLLRTETFSRLSKRMREKFGKKRGKQLTTFIAMFVLWFTVGIWHGGNWKYVIGSGLLHWLYIVSGELLSPFFDKCMKRLSIDPKKGWVDAFRVLRTFFLVNIGFVFFRADSTKDAFYMIKGAVSVWNPGIFFDGSIFGLGLDFIEFTIGIVSLLLLLMVSLLQQKGSVRERIAGKRLPVRWVIWYALLFYTILLGYYGPGYSAAEFIYQGF, from the coding sequence ATGGGAGCAACATTTACATCCTTTTACTTTTTATGTTTTTATACAGCTATATTACTTATATATTATCTGATTCCGAAAAAAACGCAATGGATATTTTTACTTTTATCGAGTATTTTATATTATTTGCTTTCGGGAAACGGAATACTGATTCTATATCCGCTCCTCGCATGCCTGATCGCTTATGGAGGCATCCGGCTCATAAGTGGGACGGAAAGTGTAGGCCGTAAACGGATAGCGCTTTTCTCGGTCATTTTGTTTCTCGTGGGAGCTTTATTCATATTAAAATATGTGAATTTCGGTATTCATACGGTGAATGGAGTTGCAGGATTATTCGGAGCAGGGCGTGAAGTATTAACGGGATTTAAGTTCCTGGTGCCGTTGGGAATTTCTTTCTATACCTTTTCGATTCTGGGCTATGTGATCGATGTTTATAACGGAATTGCAATGCCGCAACGTAATCTCTTGAAGTTAACATTGTATGGAATGTATTTTCCTTCGATTTTATCGGGCCCTATTTTGAGGTACCGGGAAGATGGAGAACAGTTTTTCGCCCCGCATCCATTTTCTTATAAAGAAGTGACCTTCGGTCTGCAGAGGATGATATGGGGATTCTTTAAGACGATTGTCATTTCGGAGCGGATGCGGTTAATTGTGGATACGGTCTATGGAAATTACACAGACTATGCGGGTGCTTATATTTGGCTGGCAACGGTGTGCTATGCCTTCCAGCTCTATACGAACTTCTCCGGCTGTATGGATATCGTACTCGGTATGTCGCAGACCTTTGGATTGAAGCTTCCTGAGAATTTTGATACACCTTTCCTGTCCCAAAATATCTCGGAGTATTGGAGAAGATGGCATATTACCTTAGGTGTATGGATGAAAGAATATGTTTTTTATCCGCTTTTGCGAACAGAGACCTTTTCCAGGCTTTCCAAGCGTATGAGGGAGAAATTTGGCAAGAAAAGAGGGAAACAGCTCACGACCTTTATTGCGATGTTCGTGCTTTGGTTTACCGTAGGGATTTGGCATGGAGGTAACTGGAAGTATGTAATTGGTTCCGGTTTGCTTCATTGGCTTTACATTGTGTCAGGCGAGTTGTTATCTCCGTTTTTCGATAAATGCATGAAGAGACTTTCCATAGACCCGAAGAAGGGATGGGTGGATGCCTTTCGTGTACTTCGAACCTTTTTCCTCGTCAATATCGGCTTCGTCTTTTTTCGTGCGGATAGTACGAAGGATGCTTTTTATATGATAAAGGGTGCGGTCAGTGTATGGAACCCCGGCATATTCTTCGATGGTTCTATTTTCGGGCTTGGCTTGGATTTTATAGAGTTTACGATTGGAATTGTATCCTTACTTTTGCTTCTTATGGTATCCCTTTTGCAGCAAAAGGGAAGTGTCAGAGAGCGAATTGCAGGAAAGAGGCTTCCGGTAAGATGGGTAATCTGGTATGCGCTTTTATTCTATACGATATTGCTTGGATATTATGGACCGGGATATAGCGCGGCTGAGTTCATCTATCAGGGATTCTAG
- a CDS encoding glycosyltransferase family 2 protein, which yields MDKIAVLVPCYNEEKTIAKVVADAKKALPEAVIYVYDNNSTDRTVELAAEAGAVVRHEYMQGKGNVIRRMFREIHAQCYVMVDGDDTYPMEYAPEMVEKVLEHHADMVVGDRLSSTYFTENKRPFHNMGNSLVRGSINHLFGCEIKDIMTGFRAFSYGFVKTFPVLSKGFEIETEMTIHAVSNNMQIENVIVDYRDRPEGSESKLNTYSDGMRVLGTIGRLYKDYKPFGFFSLLSFGLAIIAIVFFIPILIDFIRTGVVERFPTLFVCCFVMLAAVQAFFAGMILSNMALKNRRDFEFRLNMIQGKMNDDVD from the coding sequence ATGGATAAGATTGCAGTTTTGGTCCCATGTTATAATGAGGAGAAGACGATTGCCAAGGTAGTGGCCGATGCGAAAAAGGCGTTACCGGAGGCGGTGATTTATGTATATGATAACAATTCTACAGATCGTACGGTGGAACTTGCTGCGGAGGCAGGGGCCGTGGTGCGGCATGAATATATGCAAGGCAAGGGGAATGTAATTCGCAGAATGTTTCGTGAAATCCATGCACAGTGCTATGTGATGGTGGATGGAGATGACACTTATCCCATGGAATATGCCCCTGAAATGGTGGAAAAGGTGTTGGAACATCATGCGGATATGGTAGTGGGAGACCGCCTTTCTTCCACATATTTTACCGAGAACAAAAGACCTTTTCACAACATGGGAAATAGTCTGGTAAGAGGATCGATCAATCATTTGTTCGGATGCGAGATTAAAGATATTATGACAGGGTTCCGTGCATTTAGTTATGGGTTCGTGAAGACCTTTCCTGTGCTTTCCAAGGGCTTTGAGATAGAGACAGAAATGACGATCCATGCAGTTTCCAACAATATGCAGATTGAAAATGTGATTGTCGATTACCGTGACAGACCTGAGGGCAGCGAATCCAAGTTAAATACTTACTCGGACGGTATGCGTGTGCTTGGAACAATCGGGCGGCTATATAAAGATTATAAGCCTTTTGGCTTTTTCTCTTTATTATCATTTGGACTGGCTATTATCGCTATTGTTTTCTTTATTCCAATACTGATTGACTTTATCAGGACGGGGGTAGTGGAACGCTTTCCTACGTTATTTGTCTGTTGCTTTGTTATGCTGGCAGCAGTTCAGGCTTTTTTCGCAGGTATGATTCTGTCCAATATGGCATTGAAGAATAGAAGAGATTTTGAATTCCGATTGAATATGATTCAGGGGAAAATGAATGATGATGTGGATTGA